In Flavobacterium sp. CBA20B-1, one DNA window encodes the following:
- a CDS encoding DUF3307 domain-containing protein translates to MVQHKKKSIYFLSHIVIHTALLIVFLWNDEMWWAIAYVVVLHAITDWLKLQLSHKMKSSVLFVLDQLLHFASITSALMLFSTLRISLDFLNNPQ, encoded by the coding sequence ATGGTGCAACACAAAAAGAAAAGCATTTATTTTTTAAGCCATATCGTGATACATACTGCATTGCTCATTGTTTTTTTATGGAACGATGAAATGTGGTGGGCAATAGCTTATGTGGTTGTTTTACATGCAATTACCGATTGGTTGAAATTGCAATTAAGCCATAAAATGAAATCATCTGTTTTGTTTGTATTGGATCAGCTGCTGCATTTTGCTTCGATTACATCGGCATTGATGCTTTTTTCAACATTGCGCATTTCGCTTGATTTTTTAAATAATCCGCAATGA
- a CDS encoding NUDIX domain-containing protein, which produces MEGNLKGFNIRVYALCVINNKLLTLKEPFSGVVVTKLPGGGLELGEGTVDCLKREFAEELNLKIDVNEPFYIQENFVDSLAKDHKQLLTLYFFATILNIEQMQVLDENIQQIEWVAIDGNNPFTLPVDQLVFNKLQKKYNL; this is translated from the coding sequence ATGGAAGGCAATTTAAAAGGATTCAACATTCGGGTATATGCATTGTGTGTTATAAACAACAAGTTATTAACATTGAAAGAACCTTTTTCGGGTGTAGTGGTCACTAAGCTTCCGGGTGGCGGTTTAGAATTGGGCGAAGGAACGGTAGATTGTCTGAAGCGGGAATTTGCAGAAGAGCTCAATTTGAAAATTGATGTCAATGAACCTTTTTATATCCAGGAAAATTTTGTAGATTCATTAGCAAAAGACCACAAACAATTGTTAACGCTTTATTTTTTTGCAACTATTTTAAATATAGAGCAAATGCAAGTCTTAGATGAAAACATTCAGCAGATAGAATGGGTTGCAATCGATGGAAATAATCCGTTTACATTGCCGGTTGATCAATTGGTTTTTAATAAATTGCAAAAAAAGTATAACTTATAA
- a CDS encoding PorT family protein, which translates to MDQLKLGLGLQINQLIQSKSKEEIVSTMPFTEEQITETTEQKNMELFKKTNYGLTAGASYTFLKNFCFEARYYFGLSNIYNEDKLPK; encoded by the coding sequence ATTGATCAATTAAAACTTGGTCTTGGTTTGCAGATAAACCAATTGATACAATCTAAATCAAAAGAAGAAATTGTAAGCACCATGCCTTTTACCGAAGAACAAATTACAGAAACTACTGAACAAAAAAACATGGAATTATTCAAAAAAACAAATTATGGTCTTACTGCAGGAGCTTCTTATACTTTTCTTAAAAACTTTTGTTTCGAAGCGCGTTACTATTTTGGTCTGAGCAATATTTATAACGAAGACAAATTACCAAAATAA
- a CDS encoding SatD family protein, whose product MIAIITGDIVSSRTLDPKIWLHHLKKGLETLAASSFHWEIYRGDSFQFKTTPEDALLHAILLKTWVKHLKEIDVRLSIGIGEQSFEGTKITEANGSAFELSGEGFDALDKKNLTINTPHKSLNDTFRVMTDLSLLIMDKWSDKSAEIIYLKLKNPTWNQTQIAAQLNKKQSTISEALKRGGFEEIEQFINYYKQTMIHYVATFT is encoded by the coding sequence ATGATTGCAATTATAACAGGCGATATCGTTTCATCGCGCACTTTAGACCCCAAAATTTGGCTTCATCACCTTAAGAAAGGTTTAGAAACGCTTGCAGCATCATCCTTTCATTGGGAAATATACCGAGGCGACAGTTTTCAATTTAAAACCACCCCCGAAGATGCTTTATTACACGCCATTTTGTTAAAAACATGGGTTAAACATTTAAAGGAGATAGACGTGCGTTTAAGCATTGGAATTGGAGAACAATCGTTTGAAGGAACAAAAATTACCGAAGCAAACGGTTCTGCTTTTGAGCTTTCGGGCGAAGGTTTTGATGCATTAGACAAGAAAAATTTAACCATAAACACACCCCATAAATCGCTAAACGACACTTTTAGGGTTATGACCGATTTATCTTTGCTGATTATGGATAAATGGTCGGATAAATCGGCCGAAATTATCTATTTAAAACTTAAAAATCCTACTTGGAACCAAACACAAATTGCAGCACAATTGAACAAAAAACAAAGCACGATAAGCGAAGCCTTGAAACGCGGCGGTTTTGAAGAAATTGAACAATTCATAAATTATTATAAACAAACAATGATACATTATGTGGCTACTTTTACTTAA
- a CDS encoding MmcQ/YjbR family DNA-binding protein, whose product MNNIEDFREYCLSFKGVTEKFPFDETTLVFYVMNKMFCLVDIETFEYCNLKCDPDQAEELRAEHNGIKPGYHMSKKHWNSVYFNSDVSPKLLKELIVNSYDLVVKGLTKKDQAVLKEM is encoded by the coding sequence ATGAACAATATAGAAGATTTTCGCGAATACTGTTTATCGTTTAAAGGGGTTACGGAAAAATTTCCGTTCGATGAAACCACACTTGTTTTTTATGTAATGAACAAAATGTTTTGTTTGGTGGATATTGAAACCTTTGAATATTGCAACTTAAAATGCGATCCAGACCAAGCCGAAGAACTGCGTGCAGAGCACAACGGTATTAAACCCGGCTACCACATGAGCAAAAAGCATTGGAACAGCGTGTATTTTAACAGCGATGTTTCTCCCAAATTGCTAAAAGAATTAATTGTAAACTCTTACGATTTAGTGGTTAAAGGATTAACCAAAAAAGATCAAGCTGTTTTGAAGGAGATGTAG
- a CDS encoding potassium channel family protein — translation MKFIIIGLGNFGGSLAEKLTQQGNEVIGVDSRAERVSLLKDKLSHTICMNATDQTSISHLPLKNTDVVMVCIGEDEGANIMVTALFKNLGVKRLISRSINPLHENVLQAIGVSEIVRPEEETAERWSKKLCLKGVVDSFELNKNFSIVEIVVPQKYIGKTIADVKFTERHNVLILTIIRDTQEKTFLGRSKTVASVQGIPEPTTILLQNDIIVIYGANEDLQKFAKEA, via the coding sequence ATGAAATTTATAATAATAGGTTTAGGAAATTTTGGTGGATCTTTAGCCGAAAAATTAACACAGCAAGGAAACGAAGTAATTGGAGTTGATTCAAGAGCAGAAAGAGTTTCTTTATTAAAAGATAAGCTGTCGCACACGATTTGCATGAACGCCACCGACCAAACTTCCATATCGCATTTACCATTAAAAAACACCGATGTGGTGATGGTATGTATTGGTGAAGATGAAGGGGCAAACATTATGGTTACAGCGCTATTTAAAAACTTAGGCGTTAAAAGATTGATAAGCCGCTCCATTAATCCCTTGCATGAAAACGTATTGCAAGCAATTGGCGTAAGCGAAATTGTTCGTCCGGAAGAAGAAACCGCCGAGCGTTGGTCTAAAAAACTATGTTTAAAAGGCGTTGTAGATTCGTTTGAATTAAACAAAAATTTCAGTATTGTGGAAATTGTTGTGCCTCAAAAGTACATTGGAAAAACAATAGCAGACGTGAAATTCACCGAACGCCACAATGTGTTGATACTAACAATTATTCGCGATACACAAGAGAAAACCTTTCTTGGACGAAGCAAAACCGTAGCAAGCGTTCAGGGAATCCCCGAACCCACCACTATCCTATTGCAAAACGATATTATTGTGATTTACGGAGCTAACGAAGATCTACAGAAATTTGCGAAAGAAGCATAG
- a CDS encoding AAA family ATPase: MKLKNLSNELEISLESLQNFIYDFNIDLSFCIDEQFNVTEKFKQFTLKNIDFLKKYAEDHSKEKTLPEIAKTIGVDEQLVLQFFVSNGIPEELAKNIKTHISSFLIHIYIGGKYPFIDEAFPETQNYAAKRLVGYTDLYFYLSDMMDPFINKDQSKTWGISKPVGMVLYGPPGSGKIFWAQQIAQMIGYEFVHVYKDYLAGNLKTNKNSLTHFLNAKLQQPKTMLFIDSLDELLTKNGEQSVFSENMELINSILRHSQKNIHQELLIVGSAEILNLFNDEVLAPGRFDMQIPIFPPNADERAQLIIYHLTQNLIDESPLLAILRKHNALCKSFWEPLANQMKLFSNTMIIDFTQSLKKRLYALHRKDETKNIELSDKVLMASFNEAKAKLTTDYIKRCAIFLIEVKQNLGQDFPHRILELEADLESFQAKKAPINKIGFKQDDSEKQTIANNKSADPTDLAL, from the coding sequence ATGAAACTAAAAAATTTATCCAACGAATTAGAAATATCGTTAGAAAGCCTTCAAAACTTTATTTACGATTTCAATATAGATTTAAGTTTTTGTATTGATGAACAATTCAATGTTACTGAAAAATTCAAACAATTTACTTTAAAAAACATCGATTTTCTGAAGAAATATGCCGAAGATCATTCTAAAGAAAAAACATTACCCGAAATAGCAAAAACCATTGGTGTTGATGAACAATTGGTATTGCAATTCTTTGTATCGAACGGCATTCCCGAAGAATTGGCAAAAAACATAAAAACGCATATCTCTAGTTTTTTAATACATATATATATAGGTGGAAAATACCCGTTTATAGACGAAGCATTTCCGGAAACCCAGAATTATGCAGCCAAAAGATTGGTAGGATACACCGATTTATACTTTTACCTAAGCGATATGATGGATCCGTTTATAAACAAAGATCAATCAAAAACGTGGGGTATTTCAAAACCTGTAGGAATGGTGCTTTATGGTCCGCCGGGCAGTGGTAAAATCTTTTGGGCACAACAAATAGCACAAATGATTGGTTATGAATTTGTGCATGTGTACAAAGATTATTTAGCAGGAAATTTAAAAACCAATAAAAATTCGCTTACCCACTTTTTAAATGCTAAATTGCAGCAACCAAAAACCATGCTTTTTATCGATTCGTTAGACGAATTGCTTACCAAAAATGGCGAACAAAGTGTTTTTTCTGAAAATATGGAATTAATCAACTCTATTTTGCGTCATTCTCAGAAAAACATTCATCAAGAGTTGCTGATTGTGGGCTCGGCAGAAATTTTAAATTTATTTAATGATGAGGTTTTGGCACCCGGAAGGTTTGATATGCAAATACCCATTTTTCCACCCAATGCAGACGAGCGCGCCCAACTCATTATTTACCACCTCACCCAAAATTTAATAGACGAATCGCCTTTATTGGCCATTCTTAGAAAACACAATGCTTTGTGCAAATCGTTTTGGGAGCCATTGGCAAACCAAATGAAATTGTTTTCAAATACCATGATTATTGATTTCACTCAGTCATTAAAAAAGCGTTTGTATGCCTTGCACCGCAAAGATGAAACTAAAAATATTGAATTGAGCGATAAAGTGCTCATGGCATCATTCAACGAAGCAAAAGCTAAATTAACAACCGATTATATCAAGCGTTGCGCAATTTTCCTGATTGAAGTAAAACAAAATTTAGGACAAGATTTTCCGCACCGCATATTAGAATTAGAAGCCGATTTAGAATCGTTTCAAGCTAAAAAAGCACCAATCAACAAAATTGGTTTTAAACAAGACGACAGCGAAAAACAAACTATTGCAAACAACAAATCAGCCGATCCAACCGATTTGGCTTTATAA
- the sucC gene encoding ADP-forming succinate--CoA ligase subunit beta, whose protein sequence is MNLHEFQGKQILSSYGVRVQRGHVANTAEEAVTVAKQLTEETGTGWHVIKAQIHAGGRGKGGGVKLAKNLDQVKEIAGQIIGMDLITPQTPPTGKRVNKVLIAEDVYYPGDSETSEFYMSVLLNRGTGKNMIMYSTEGGMDIEEVAEKTPHLIFTEEIDPAVGLQSFQARKIAFNLGLSGGAFKEMVKFVDALYKAYVGCDASMFEINPVLKSSDDKIIAVDAKVTLDDNALYRHADYAEMRDTTEERPIEVEAKEAGLNYVDLDGTVGCMVNGAGLAMATMDLIKYAGFEPANFLDVGGTADAKRVEIAFRIILKDPNVKAILINIFGGIVRCDRVAQGIVDAYKNMGDDINVPIIVRLQGTNADLAKQIIDESGMPILSAIEFQEASDRVKEALS, encoded by the coding sequence ATGAATTTACACGAATTTCAAGGTAAACAGATACTTTCTAGTTACGGTGTACGTGTTCAACGCGGTCATGTAGCTAACACAGCTGAAGAAGCAGTAACAGTAGCAAAACAGTTAACAGAAGAAACAGGTACAGGTTGGCATGTTATTAAAGCACAAATTCATGCTGGTGGCCGTGGAAAAGGTGGTGGTGTTAAGTTAGCAAAAAACTTAGACCAAGTAAAAGAAATTGCAGGTCAAATCATTGGCATGGATTTAATTACTCCACAAACACCTCCAACAGGTAAAAGAGTAAACAAAGTATTAATTGCTGAAGATGTTTACTACCCGGGCGATAGCGAAACTTCAGAATTCTATATGTCTGTTTTATTGAACAGAGGTACTGGTAAAAACATGATTATGTATTCTACCGAAGGAGGTATGGATATTGAAGAAGTAGCAGAAAAAACACCTCATTTAATCTTTACTGAAGAAATTGATCCAGCGGTTGGTTTACAATCATTCCAAGCACGTAAAATTGCATTCAACTTAGGTTTATCTGGTGGTGCATTTAAAGAAATGGTGAAATTTGTTGATGCATTGTACAAAGCTTATGTAGGTTGCGATGCTTCAATGTTTGAAATTAACCCAGTTTTAAAATCTTCAGATGACAAAATCATTGCTGTTGATGCAAAAGTTACTTTAGACGATAACGCTTTATACCGCCATGCAGATTATGCAGAAATGCGCGATACTACAGAAGAACGTCCAATCGAGGTGGAAGCTAAAGAAGCAGGTTTAAACTATGTTGATTTAGATGGAACCGTAGGTTGTATGGTAAACGGTGCTGGTTTGGCAATGGCTACAATGGATTTAATTAAGTATGCAGGTTTTGAACCAGCAAACTTCTTAGACGTTGGTGGAACTGCAGATGCAAAACGTGTAGAAATCGCTTTCCGTATTATTTTAAAAGATCCAAACGTAAAAGCAATCTTAATCAATATTTTTGGTGGAATTGTTCGTTGCGACCGTGTAGCTCAAGGTATTGTTGATGCATACAAAAACATGGGCGACGATATTAATGTGCCAATTATTGTACGTTTACAAGGAACAAACGCTGATTTAGCTAAACAAATTATTGATGAATCTGGTATGCCAATTTTATCGGCTATCGAATTCCAAGAAGCATCAGATCGCGTTAAAGAAGCATTATCATAA
- a CDS encoding glycosyltransferase family 9 protein, whose protein sequence is MSLKSKANVVRRKLMHALTQNIGKKSIGEMQKKANNFQVQRVLISRPNHRLGNMLLITPLVQEICNTFPNCTIDLFVKGKITPIIFQNYPQVQNIIELPKKPLKDFSEYLKVWFSLKRTKYDLVINVEKGSSSGRISTIIPSANFKFYGDDFEELKSVYNDIAHIAKYPVYNFRRFLEILHQKPFSGAVPVLDIKLSADELAQGRLKINDVTKSGDKKTIAFFTFATGAKCYSVEWWNAFYEKFYPKYAAEYHLIEILPVENISQLERKLPTFYSKDIREIASVMANCELIVAADSGMMHLSSAALTPTIGLFSVTRTEVYAPYGNKSTFVNTNKESHEAILQKMDAILTPKNS, encoded by the coding sequence ATGAGCTTAAAATCGAAAGCCAATGTGGTTCGCAGAAAGCTAATGCACGCTTTAACCCAAAACATTGGGAAAAAATCGATCGGCGAAATGCAAAAAAAAGCAAACAATTTCCAAGTGCAGCGTGTGTTAATTAGTCGGCCCAATCATCGGTTGGGCAACATGCTTTTAATTACGCCCTTAGTGCAGGAAATTTGCAATACTTTTCCAAACTGCACCATCGATTTATTTGTAAAAGGAAAAATAACGCCCATTATTTTTCAAAATTATCCACAGGTTCAAAACATTATTGAACTTCCCAAAAAACCTTTAAAAGATTTTTCGGAATATTTAAAAGTTTGGTTTTCATTGAAACGCACCAAATATGATTTAGTAATTAATGTGGAAAAAGGTTCGTCATCAGGCAGAATTTCAACCATCATTCCGTCGGCAAACTTTAAATTTTATGGCGATGATTTTGAAGAGTTGAAAAGTGTTTATAACGATATAGCGCATATTGCCAAATATCCTGTTTATAATTTCCGTAGATTTTTAGAAATACTTCATCAAAAACCTTTTAGCGGCGCTGTTCCTGTTTTAGATATAAAACTATCTGCCGATGAACTTGCCCAAGGTCGATTAAAAATAAACGATGTAACAAAAAGTGGAGATAAAAAAACCATTGCTTTTTTTACATTTGCAACAGGCGCTAAATGCTATTCGGTGGAATGGTGGAACGCTTTTTATGAAAAATTCTATCCAAAATATGCAGCAGAATATCATTTAATAGAGATTTTACCTGTAGAAAACATTTCACAATTGGAACGAAAACTCCCCACATTTTACAGTAAAGATATCCGCGAAATTGCATCGGTAATGGCAAATTGCGAATTGATTGTTGCAGCCGATTCAGGCATGATGCATTTAAGCAGTGCGGCATTAACCCCCACAATAGGCTTGTTTTCGGTAACGCGAACCGAAGTATATGCACCATATGGCAACAAAAGCACCTTTGTGAACACCAATAAAGAATCGCACGAAGCTATTCTTCAAAAAATGGATGCGATACTAACACCAAAAAATAGTTAA
- a CDS encoding ATP-dependent Clp protease ATP-binding subunit: protein MDDNFSPRVKEVITFSRDEALRLGHDYIGTEHIMLGILRESQGEAITILQNLSIDLEFLRNRFEALIPENPNKIINTEKKNIHLTKQAENALKRAFLEKKLYKTDVINTGHILMSILRNTEDPSTILLNRCKVDYDSAKEEFVGLLSNSESMNEQPRNSAFDDEERGDSMSDGFNNPTAQNKSGKKSKTPVLDNFGRDLTEMAELGKLDPVVGREKEIERVSQILSRRKKNNPLLIGEPGVGKSAIAEGLALRITQKKVSRILFNKRVVTLDLASLVAGTKYRGQFEERMKAVMNELEKNDDIILFIDEIHTIVGAGGATGSLDASNMFKPALARGEIQCVGATTLDEYRQYIEKDGALERRFQKVIVEPTTEEETVTILNNIKPKYEDHHNVIYTPEAIEACVKLTSRYMSDRFLPDKAIDALDEAGSRVHITNIEVPDEILSLEKDLEEVRDKKTDAVKRQKYEEAAALRDDEKRIEKDLAVAQERWEEDSKNNKITVTEDHVADVVSMMTGIPVNKIAQAESKKLAKLPDAIKGKVIGQDEAVAKIAKSIQRNRAGLKDPNKPIGSFIFLGQTGVGKTQLAKVIAKEIFDSEDALIRIDMSEYMEKFAISRLVGAPPGYVGYEEGGQLTEKVRRKPYAVVLLDEVEKAHPDVFNMLLQVLDDGHLTDSLGRKIDFRNTIIIMTSNVGARQLKDFGTGVGFGTKSKQDQQEDLSKSVIENALKKAFAPEFLNRIDDVVVFNALEKEHIHKIINIEIEKLYLRVMSLGYQLELTQEALDFIAEKGFDKQYGARPLKRAIQKYVEDLLAEEIINGNIHENDVLVMDKMKDEDQLKVSVKNANSSLKN from the coding sequence ATGGACGACAATTTTTCACCAAGAGTAAAGGAAGTAATTACCTTTAGTAGAGATGAAGCTTTACGTTTAGGGCACGATTATATTGGTACAGAGCATATCATGCTTGGTATTTTGCGCGAAAGCCAAGGCGAAGCAATCACGATATTACAAAACTTATCAATTGATTTAGAATTTCTTAGAAACCGCTTTGAAGCGTTGATTCCTGAGAACCCTAATAAAATCATCAACACAGAAAAAAAGAATATTCACTTAACAAAACAAGCTGAAAATGCCTTGAAAAGAGCGTTTTTGGAAAAAAAATTATACAAAACCGATGTGATCAACACAGGACATATTCTTATGTCGATCCTTCGAAATACCGAAGACCCATCCACTATTCTCTTAAACCGCTGTAAAGTAGATTACGACAGTGCTAAGGAAGAATTTGTAGGTTTATTATCTAATTCAGAATCTATGAATGAACAACCACGAAACAGCGCTTTCGACGATGAAGAAAGAGGTGACAGTATGTCAGACGGTTTTAATAATCCAACTGCTCAAAACAAGTCAGGCAAAAAATCTAAAACTCCGGTTTTAGACAATTTTGGTCGTGATTTAACAGAAATGGCTGAACTTGGTAAACTAGATCCGGTGGTTGGTCGCGAGAAAGAAATAGAGCGTGTTTCGCAAATTTTATCGCGCCGCAAAAAGAACAATCCGCTTTTAATCGGAGAACCTGGTGTGGGTAAATCGGCTATTGCAGAAGGTTTGGCGCTGCGTATCACGCAAAAGAAAGTATCGCGTATTTTGTTTAACAAACGCGTGGTAACTTTAGATTTGGCAAGCTTGGTTGCAGGTACAAAATACCGCGGACAGTTTGAAGAGCGTATGAAAGCCGTAATGAATGAATTGGAAAAGAACGATGATATTATTCTTTTTATCGATGAAATTCATACCATTGTTGGTGCCGGCGGTGCAACAGGTTCATTAGATGCATCGAATATGTTTAAACCTGCTTTGGCGCGTGGAGAAATTCAATGTGTAGGTGCAACCACCTTAGATGAATACCGCCAATATATTGAAAAAGACGGCGCTTTGGAACGTCGTTTTCAAAAAGTAATTGTGGAACCTACAACCGAAGAAGAAACAGTTACTATTCTAAACAATATCAAACCTAAATATGAAGATCATCACAATGTGATTTACACACCCGAAGCTATTGAAGCTTGTGTGAAATTAACAAGTAGATATATGAGCGATCGTTTTTTACCAGATAAAGCTATTGATGCATTGGACGAAGCCGGATCGCGGGTACATATAACCAATATTGAGGTTCCCGATGAAATTTTAAGTCTGGAAAAAGACCTAGAAGAAGTGCGCGATAAAAAAACCGATGCTGTGAAACGTCAGAAATACGAAGAAGCTGCAGCTTTGCGCGATGACGAAAAACGTATTGAAAAAGATTTAGCCGTTGCACAAGAACGTTGGGAAGAAGATTCTAAAAACAATAAAATTACTGTTACCGAAGACCATGTGGCCGATGTAGTTTCAATGATGACGGGTATTCCTGTTAACAAAATTGCACAAGCCGAAAGTAAAAAATTGGCAAAATTACCCGATGCGATTAAAGGAAAAGTTATTGGTCAAGACGAAGCAGTTGCAAAAATTGCCAAATCAATCCAAAGAAACCGTGCAGGATTAAAAGATCCTAACAAACCAATTGGTTCGTTTATTTTCCTTGGGCAAACAGGTGTTGGTAAAACACAATTGGCAAAAGTAATTGCTAAAGAAATATTCGATTCTGAAGATGCATTAATCCGTATCGATATGAGCGAATACATGGAAAAATTTGCCATTTCTCGTTTAGTAGGTGCACCTCCGGGTTACGTTGGGTACGAAGAAGGTGGTCAGTTAACCGAAAAGGTGCGCAGAAAACCTTATGCAGTGGTATTATTAGATGAAGTGGAAAAAGCCCATCCAGATGTGTTTAATATGCTGCTTCAGGTTTTAGACGACGGACATTTAACCGACAGTTTGGGTAGAAAGATTGATTTTAGAAATACCATTATCATTATGACCTCGAATGTAGGTGCACGCCAGTTGAAAGATTTTGGAACAGGCGTTGGTTTTGGAACTAAATCCAAACAAGACCAACAAGAAGATTTATCAAAATCGGTCATTGAAAATGCCTTGAAAAAAGCATTTGCACCCGAATTTTTGAATAGGATTGACGATGTAGTGGTATTCAACGCTTTAGAAAAAGAGCATATCCATAAAATCATCAATATCGAAATTGAAAAATTATATTTACGTGTGATGTCTTTAGGTTATCAGTTAGAATTAACACAGGAAGCCTTGGATTTTATCGCCGAAAAAGGTTTCGACAAACAATATGGAGCGCGTCCGTTAAAGCG